In Candidatus Hydrogenedens sp., the following are encoded in one genomic region:
- a CDS encoding bacteriohemerythrin, which yields MAFLNWNDNLNIGILQIDAQHKNLVNMINQLYEAMSSGKGKEVVGKIVKEMAAYTVTHFGTEEKLMQQHGYPEFTQHKKEHELFVKKVQEFNSEIQKGNLIITSNVANFLKECLIKHIQGTDKKYGPFLKEKGVK from the coding sequence ATGGCTTTTCTTAATTGGAATGATAACTTAAATATAGGTATACTTCAAATCGATGCTCAACATAAAAACCTGGTTAATATGATAAACCAATTATACGAGGCAATGAGTTCCGGAAAAGGGAAAGAGGTTGTTGGAAAAATTGTTAAAGAAATGGCGGCTTATACTGTTACTCATTTCGGGACTGAGGAAAAACTGATGCAGCAGCATGGCTACCCTGAGTTTACACAACATAAAAAGGAACATGAACTTTTTGTTAAAAAAGTTCAGGAATTTAATAGCGAAATTCAAAAGGGAAATCTTATCATCACTTCTAATGTGGCAAATTTCTTAAAAGAATGTTTGATTAAACACATTCAAGGAACAGATAAAAAATACGGTCCGTTTTTAAAAGAAAAAGGAGTAAAATAG
- a CDS encoding bacteriohemerythrin → MPLLNWNSSLSVGIPSMDAQHQKLINIINRLHDAMREGKGKEVIAPVLLELHNYTVTHFTAEEKLMEQCKYEGLALQKQQHTNFVNQIKKYQSDLEKGSLSLPLSVSNFLKDWLVNHIQGMDKKYESCMKSVGIK, encoded by the coding sequence ATGCCATTATTGAATTGGAATAGTTCATTAAGCGTTGGTATACCTTCTATGGACGCTCAACATCAAAAACTGATTAATATTATAAATCGGTTGCATGATGCTATGCGTGAAGGGAAAGGAAAAGAAGTTATTGCTCCTGTCTTATTAGAGCTACATAATTACACTGTTACTCATTTTACCGCAGAAGAAAAATTAATGGAACAATGTAAGTATGAAGGACTGGCTTTACAAAAACAACAGCATACTAATTTTGTAAACCAGATAAAAAAATATCAATCGGATTTAGAAAAAGGTTCTTTATCACTTCCGCTTTCTGTTTCTAATTTTTTAAAAGACTGGTTAGTAAATCATATTCAAGGTATGGATAAAAAATACGAATCCTGTATGAAATCAGTAGGTATTAAATAG